The Megasphaera stantonii genome includes a window with the following:
- a CDS encoding zinc ribbon domain-containing protein: MKTNEHAQYTHLTVELVPTAEDAAMLQKTWDAHKRACNRFSQKFYNESLKGKNKYKTWKTAYASASWLAKGKKGGLHAVYGHSIVDIIKKAYKRNEQKGKLELILFGDYGEKNTKSSAIHFCWESAFQVDFTTKKCRLDLADGRRTIAFSIPSKLPEPPTSWKIIRAYLKLVYGSWYLTLTFPNPTAEMKAEQDTNVVGVDRGELNIATTFSPAKGAHSYKSIDYPRPCKGSTNDNYHKSLFARDVHVASEVVENEPPYTIFILEDLYFEKPIEGWSYRHFEDVLIYLAALRHQGVFYCAPYNTSITCPVCGHVEKANRLHDENRFICQNCGYGADEIVDDDENAARNIYNRGKEALEKELSNKVGA; this comes from the coding sequence ATGAAGACCAATGAACATGCCCAGTATACTCACCTGACTGTGGAATTAGTCCCTACGGCAGAAGACGCCGCCATGTTGCAGAAAACATGGGATGCTCATAAAAGAGCTTGCAACAGATTTTCACAAAAATTTTACAACGAATCGCTAAAAGGAAAGAATAAATACAAAACCTGGAAAACAGCATATGCTTCAGCTTCTTGGCTAGCCAAAGGAAAAAAAGGAGGGCTCCATGCGGTCTATGGTCATAGTATTGTCGATATCATAAAGAAAGCCTATAAACGTAACGAACAAAAAGGAAAATTGGAGCTGATTTTGTTTGGGGACTACGGCGAAAAGAATACCAAAAGTTCCGCAATTCATTTCTGCTGGGAATCTGCTTTTCAAGTCGACTTTACAACGAAGAAATGTCGGCTGGACCTGGCAGATGGCCGCCGAACTATAGCTTTTTCGATTCCCTCAAAACTGCCTGAACCACCCACGTCTTGGAAAATCATCAGGGCTTATTTGAAGCTTGTCTACGGGTCCTGGTACTTGACTTTGACATTCCCCAATCCAACAGCTGAAATGAAAGCCGAACAGGATACTAACGTCGTCGGCGTCGACCGCGGAGAACTCAATATTGCCACGACTTTCTCGCCGGCTAAAGGAGCTCACTCGTATAAATCAATAGATTACCCTCGCCCTTGTAAAGGCAGTACAAACGACAATTACCACAAGAGTCTTTTTGCGAGAGATGTCCATGTCGCCAGTGAAGTCGTAGAGAATGAACCTCCCTATACGATATTCATCTTGGAAGATTTGTACTTCGAAAAGCCGATAGAAGGCTGGTCCTATCGTCATTTTGAAGATGTGTTGATTTACCTCGCAGCCCTGCGGCATCAAGGCGTTTTCTACTGTGCCCCATACAATACCAGCATAACCTGCCCCGTATGCGGTCATGTAGAAAAAGCTAACCGTTTGCATGATGAAAATCGCTTCATCTGCCAGAACTGCGGCTACGGAGCTGATGAAATCGTCGATGATGACGAAAATGCGGCCCGGAATATTTACAACCGAGGGAAAGAAGCACTCGAAAAGGAATTGAGTAACAAAGTAGGAGCGTGA